A stretch of the Bradyrhizobium sp. CCBAU 53351 genome encodes the following:
- a CDS encoding glycosyltransferase family 4 protein, protein MKIAQIAPLFESVPPRLYGGTERAVHYLTEELVRQGHKITLFASGDSITSAELVPCTPRALRLDPDVANSTPHQMVLLDKVRERSVEFDVLHFHVDYLHFPLFRTEAGRTLTTLHGRQDLPDHLPFYAHFPEMPLVSISNAQRAPLPRANFISTVYHGLPLDLHKPAYDPRDNYLAFLGRISPEKRPDRAIAIARAAGLPLKIAAKIDHADEVYFRDTIAPLLDGPGVEFIGEINESEKTEFLGNAAALLFPIDWPEPFGLVMIEAMACGTPVLAFRGGSVAEIVEEGITGSIVESADEAVQRMPKVLSLDRKAVRARFEERFSATRMAAEYVKLYQKMLRMRASEHHLLSMVGHSAPHSHARAAVANDVN, encoded by the coding sequence ATGAAGATCGCGCAGATTGCCCCGCTATTCGAGAGCGTGCCGCCCCGGCTCTATGGCGGTACTGAGCGGGCCGTGCACTACCTGACGGAAGAATTGGTCAGACAGGGTCACAAGATCACCCTGTTCGCGAGCGGGGACTCCATCACTTCCGCCGAGCTCGTTCCCTGCACGCCGCGGGCCCTGCGCCTCGACCCGGATGTTGCAAATTCCACCCCGCATCAAATGGTGCTGCTCGACAAGGTGCGGGAGCGCTCTGTGGAGTTCGACGTCCTCCACTTCCACGTCGACTACTTGCACTTTCCGCTGTTTCGGACCGAGGCGGGACGGACATTAACGACCCTCCACGGGCGGCAGGACCTGCCAGACCACCTGCCGTTCTATGCCCATTTTCCTGAGATGCCGTTGGTGTCGATCTCCAACGCGCAGCGCGCGCCCCTGCCGCGAGCCAATTTCATCTCAACTGTATACCACGGGCTGCCGCTCGATCTGCACAAGCCGGCCTATGACCCGCGCGATAACTATCTCGCCTTCCTCGGGCGAATTTCACCCGAGAAGCGGCCAGACCGCGCCATCGCAATCGCGCGTGCAGCAGGACTGCCGTTGAAGATTGCCGCGAAGATCGATCATGCCGATGAGGTCTACTTCCGCGATACCATTGCGCCGTTGCTCGACGGCCCGGGGGTGGAGTTCATCGGCGAAATCAATGAGAGCGAAAAAACGGAATTTCTGGGAAACGCCGCAGCACTGCTGTTTCCGATCGATTGGCCAGAGCCGTTTGGTCTCGTCATGATCGAGGCCATGGCATGCGGCACACCCGTCTTGGCGTTCCGCGGAGGATCGGTCGCCGAGATCGTGGAAGAGGGCATCACCGGATCCATCGTCGAAAGCGCAGACGAAGCCGTACAGAGAATGCCAAAAGTGCTTTCGCTGGATCGAAAGGCCGTCCGCGCCCGCTTCGAGGAGCGGTTCTCCGCAACGCGCATGGCAGCCGAGTACGTGAAGCTTTACCAGAAAATGCTGCGAATGCGTGCATCCGAGCATCATCTGTTGAGTATGGTTGGGCATTCGGCCCCCCATTCTCATGCGAGAGCCGCAGTTGCAAATGACGTTAATTGA
- a CDS encoding Hsp20 family protein, whose protein sequence is MTTLDLAPLWRSTIGFDRLFDLLEDDSGRWTGGDNYPPYDIERVGEDHYQISLALAGFTPHEVSITAEQNTLTVEGRKAEKGSHQYLYQGISSRPFRRTFNLAEYVQVKGASFEDGMLKIDLVREVPEAMKPRQIAIGTRDDHQQGENKQAA, encoded by the coding sequence ATGACCACGCTTGATCTTGCCCCCCTGTGGCGATCGACGATCGGGTTCGATCGTCTGTTTGACCTTCTCGAGGACGACTCCGGCCGATGGACCGGCGGGGACAATTACCCGCCCTACGACATCGAACGTGTCGGTGAGGACCACTACCAAATCTCGCTGGCTCTTGCCGGCTTCACCCCTCACGAGGTCTCCATCACGGCCGAGCAGAACACGCTGACTGTCGAGGGTCGCAAAGCCGAAAAGGGCAGCCATCAATATCTCTATCAAGGCATCTCTTCGCGCCCGTTCCGACGGACCTTCAATCTGGCCGAGTACGTGCAAGTGAAGGGCGCCTCGTTCGAGGATGGCATGCTCAAGATCGATCTGGTTCGGGAGGTTCCCGAGGCGATGAAGCCGCGCCAGATTGCGATCGGCACACGTGATGATCACCAGCAAGGTGAGAACAAGCAAGCGGCATAA
- a CDS encoding Hsp20/alpha crystallin family protein has product MAITDLIPWGRGRDLTTRRSENYNPVLTLHREMNRLFDDVFRGFDVAPFGGSFLEQSMNWPSIEVNETDKDVKVTAELPGLEEKDVQIELAHGVLSIKGEKKTETEDKDRRFSERYYGRFERRIPIEDVDQDKISAAFKNGVLTVTMPKLPQADSKVKRIAINSK; this is encoded by the coding sequence ATGGCTATCACTGATCTGATCCCCTGGGGCCGCGGTCGTGATCTGACCACCCGTCGCTCCGAAAACTACAATCCGGTTCTAACCCTGCACCGGGAGATGAACCGACTATTCGACGACGTCTTCCGCGGCTTCGATGTCGCGCCATTTGGCGGCAGCTTTCTCGAGCAGTCGATGAATTGGCCGAGCATCGAGGTCAACGAGACCGACAAGGACGTGAAGGTCACGGCGGAATTGCCAGGTCTCGAGGAGAAAGACGTCCAGATCGAACTCGCTCATGGCGTTCTCTCGATCAAGGGAGAGAAGAAGACTGAGACGGAAGACAAGGATCGCCGGTTCAGCGAGCGGTATTACGGCAGATTTGAACGCCGCATCCCGATCGAAGACGTAGACCAGGACAAGATTTCTGCTGCGTTCAAGAACGGAGTGCTGACTGTCACCATGCCAAAGCTGCCGCAAGCAGACTCCAAGGTGAAGCGTATCGCGATCAACTCGAAATGA